A window of the Maridesulfovibrio bastinii DSM 16055 genome harbors these coding sequences:
- a CDS encoding transposase codes for MLKKSDQKQVTVELVTIEELVPENHLLRKINKFIDFSFIREKTKHLYCENNGRPAIDPVVLFKMLFIGYIFGIRSERRLVKEI; via the coding sequence ATGTTAAAAAAATCTGATCAAAAGCAAGTCACTGTTGAGCTAGTAACAATTGAAGAGCTGGTTCCTGAAAACCATTTACTTCGAAAAATAAATAAGTTTATCGACTTTTCATTTATTCGAGAGAAGACCAAGCATCTTTACTGTGAGAACAATGGTCGTCCAGCAATTGATCCAGTTGTTCTTTTTAAGATGTTATTTATTGGGTATATATTTGGAATTCGCAGTGAGAGGCGTCTTGTCAAAGAAATA
- a CDS encoding HAD family hydrolase: MDTKENKMIELDIPGFKKLEIEHLVLDYNGTLALDGKLLSGVRELLMEISTQLKIHVVTADTLGHCAEELKNLPVTIHILSAAPEDEAKLDYLARLGKESCACIGNGRNDKLMLREAALGIIIYGPECFSTESSAASDIGSTDILSALGIFTHPKRMLATLRN; encoded by the coding sequence ATGGATACCAAGGAAAACAAGATGATTGAGTTAGATATTCCCGGATTCAAAAAGCTTGAGATTGAACACCTTGTTCTTGATTATAACGGAACTCTGGCACTTGATGGCAAATTACTCTCCGGTGTCAGAGAACTACTGATGGAAATATCGACTCAACTTAAAATCCATGTTGTGACAGCAGATACCCTAGGTCATTGTGCCGAGGAGCTTAAAAATCTTCCTGTTACAATTCATATACTGTCAGCAGCCCCGGAAGACGAGGCCAAGCTTGATTACCTAGCCCGACTGGGAAAAGAGAGCTGCGCCTGTATCGGCAACGGCCGTAATGATAAACTTATGCTGCGTGAGGCGGCTCTGGGTATAATCATTTACGGTCCGGAATGTTTCTCAACAGAATCTTCGGCGGCATCTGATATAGGATCAACAGATATCCTATCTGCTCTGGGGATATTCACCCACCCCAAAAGAATGCTGGCAACGCTTAGAAATTGA
- a CDS encoding N-acetylmuramoyl-L-alanine amidase, protein MNRIYPRLNTAALLSTYILNIIMVSFVACLLVSTTPAKAAGATISEDFTVAWKQFHALAKDSRRAKYRANWVKIGKKFIRTFKRSPRGSYAPKSLYYAGRTYEELGTHSGLKKDFRTAVDYYGRMISNFPRHSWTDDCLFLRAELQRTRLGNNDLAYSDYLTIVHKYPKGDMYKKARNRLDSMDRKDIPKPSAKANRPSGTVVSSKSPKNQRKSGTTTRLQAVRYTSSESYTRVVLDMDEQTPYRYQLLNPNQNANRPHRLYIDLEDTRLGPDVHKKIVIADGILRGIRSAQKDPRTTRVVLDFNSMQEYKIFPLENPFRLVVDVQANEESKSDIPIEEDAVYNKKAHSKPKKYTPPKGSKKMAGELLEQLGLTFRTIMIDAGHGGKDPGAHGHGLREKDVNLHFAKMLAGKLKKAGFRVLYTRDTDVFIPLEERTAMANVKKADMFISVHCNAHRNSKIHGLETYTLNLASNRNAVRVAARENAVSMKRISDLQVILTDLMLNSKMKESRDLATDIHKSALGKLRRRWNVRDQGVREAPFYVLMGAKMPSILIELGYLTNKTEASRLKSDRYLSSIADGIVKGVLQYKKEIERYANL, encoded by the coding sequence ATGAACCGCATATATCCACGTCTCAATACCGCGGCCCTGCTAAGCACATATATCTTAAACATCATTATGGTCTCCTTTGTCGCCTGTCTGCTGGTCTCAACGACTCCGGCAAAGGCAGCAGGAGCAACCATAAGTGAAGACTTCACAGTAGCATGGAAGCAGTTTCATGCCCTTGCCAAAGACAGCAGAAGGGCTAAATACCGTGCTAACTGGGTTAAAATAGGCAAAAAATTCATACGCACTTTCAAGCGCTCTCCAAGAGGGAGTTATGCCCCTAAAAGCCTGTACTACGCCGGAAGGACTTATGAAGAGCTCGGAACCCACAGCGGACTGAAAAAAGATTTCAGGACAGCTGTCGACTATTACGGCCGAATGATTTCAAACTTTCCCCGGCACAGCTGGACTGATGACTGCCTGTTTCTAAGAGCAGAACTGCAACGGACCAGACTTGGAAATAATGATCTTGCATACTCCGATTATCTGACCATTGTCCATAAATACCCCAAAGGGGACATGTATAAAAAAGCCAGAAACAGGCTTGATTCAATGGACAGAAAGGACATTCCCAAACCTTCGGCCAAAGCGAATCGTCCATCCGGCACAGTTGTTTCTTCAAAATCTCCCAAGAACCAGAGAAAAAGCGGAACAACAACCAGACTTCAGGCTGTCCGCTACACCAGCAGTGAAAGCTATACCCGTGTTGTGCTGGATATGGATGAGCAGACGCCTTACCGCTATCAGCTGCTTAACCCCAATCAGAACGCCAACCGTCCCCACCGCTTATATATTGACCTTGAAGATACCAGACTCGGACCTGATGTTCATAAAAAGATTGTCATTGCTGATGGAATTCTGAGAGGAATACGCTCAGCTCAAAAAGACCCTAGAACCACCCGGGTTGTTCTGGATTTCAATTCCATGCAGGAATATAAAATTTTCCCGCTGGAAAATCCTTTCAGACTGGTTGTAGACGTTCAGGCTAACGAAGAATCAAAAAGCGACATCCCCATTGAGGAAGATGCTGTCTATAATAAAAAAGCCCACAGCAAACCTAAAAAATACACACCGCCCAAGGGCAGTAAAAAGATGGCCGGTGAACTTCTGGAGCAGCTCGGCCTGACTTTCAGAACCATCATGATCGATGCCGGTCACGGTGGCAAAGATCCCGGTGCGCACGGACACGGACTCCGTGAAAAAGATGTTAACCTTCACTTTGCAAAAATGCTGGCCGGGAAGCTCAAAAAAGCGGGATTCAGAGTTCTTTACACCCGTGATACGGATGTATTCATTCCGCTGGAAGAACGTACCGCCATGGCCAACGTAAAAAAAGCGGACATGTTTATTTCCGTACACTGCAACGCCCATAGAAACAGCAAAATACACGGTCTGGAGACATACACTCTGAACCTTGCAAGCAACCGCAACGCTGTACGTGTTGCAGCCAGAGAAAATGCTGTTTCCATGAAACGCATAAGCGATCTTCAGGTTATCCTGACGGACCTCATGCTCAATTCAAAAATGAAAGAAAGCCGCGATCTGGCTACTGATATTCACAAAAGCGCGCTTGGCAAACTCCGCCGCAGGTGGAATGTGAGAGACCAAGGAGTGCGTGAAGCTCCTTTCTATGTGCTTATGGGAGCAAAAATGCCTTCAATACTTATCGAGCTTGGATATCTGACCAATAAAACTGAAGCTTCAAGACTCAAATCAGACCGTTATCTTTCTTCTATTGCCGACGGTATTGTTAAAGGGGTTCTGCAATACAAAAAAGAAATCGAACGTTACGCCAACCTGTAG
- the glpX gene encoding class II fructose-bisphosphatase, which translates to MEAPQRNLALDLVRVTEAAALASARWLGRGDKNSGDQAAVDAMRLSFNSLEINGTVIIGEGEKDHAPMLYNGEKLGVGEGPGMDVAVDPVEGTNLLAYGRPNAISVVGVAPTGAMLDPGPSFYMNKLVVPTAARNMVDINAPVKENLKKIAKALNKDVDDLVVFVLEKPRHHALIQEIRDAGARIQLHTDGDVAGALMVVDPRCPVDVMVGTGGTPEGVLAACAIRIMGGEMFAKFDPQSETEKQAMLDRGYDLRDIMTVNDLVKSDDIFFSATGISGGTFLRGVRYLGYGAETTSLVMRGKTGTVRLIEAVHTWDKLMKVSAVKYD; encoded by the coding sequence ATGGAAGCTCCTCAGAGAAACCTTGCCCTTGACCTGGTTCGTGTAACCGAAGCCGCTGCGCTGGCATCAGCCCGCTGGCTGGGAAGGGGTGATAAGAACTCAGGCGATCAGGCAGCGGTTGACGCCATGCGCCTTAGCTTCAACAGCCTTGAAATCAATGGAACCGTTATCATTGGAGAAGGTGAAAAGGACCATGCTCCCATGCTTTATAATGGAGAAAAGCTGGGTGTAGGTGAAGGTCCGGGTATGGACGTTGCCGTAGATCCCGTTGAAGGCACCAATCTTCTGGCATACGGACGCCCTAACGCTATTTCTGTAGTTGGAGTTGCTCCAACCGGAGCCATGCTTGATCCCGGCCCGAGTTTTTATATGAATAAACTCGTGGTACCGACTGCGGCCAGAAATATGGTCGATATCAATGCACCGGTTAAGGAAAACCTCAAAAAGATAGCTAAAGCCCTGAACAAGGATGTTGACGACCTCGTTGTTTTTGTCCTTGAAAAGCCCCGCCATCATGCTCTGATTCAGGAAATCAGAGATGCTGGCGCCAGAATTCAGCTGCATACAGATGGTGACGTGGCCGGTGCTCTTATGGTAGTAGATCCTCGTTGCCCTGTTGATGTCATGGTTGGAACAGGCGGAACCCCTGAAGGTGTTCTGGCTGCCTGTGCCATCAGGATCATGGGCGGAGAGATGTTTGCCAAATTTGATCCGCAGTCTGAAACTGAAAAGCAGGCTATGCTTGACAGAGGCTATGACCTTCGTGACATTATGACTGTCAACGATCTGGTTAAAAGCGATGATATTTTCTTCTCAGCCACCGGAATTTCAGGTGGAACCTTCCTGCGGGGTGTGCGCTATCTTGGATACGGCGCAGAAACCACCTCGCTTGTAATGCGCGGTAAAACAGGAACTGTCCGTTTGATTGAAGCTGTCCACACTTGGGACAAGCTCATGAAGGTCAGTGCTGTAAAGTATGACTAA
- a CDS encoding YidH family protein: protein MENETPEKRRLQEMNTTELARERNRLAEIRTEQASLRTLLANERTFLSWARASIGIITLGFVLEKAALYLKHLMPEANPKIFADIAYLSVFTLVSGMALIITSAVRYFAFEKKMGARKGILNPKIDVYILLGIALVLSISFFFGKNLTFNP from the coding sequence ATGGAAAATGAAACTCCGGAAAAGCGCAGATTACAGGAAATGAACACTACGGAGCTGGCCAGAGAGAGAAACAGGCTTGCCGAGATTCGTACCGAACAGGCTTCGCTTAGAACTTTATTGGCCAATGAACGTACTTTTCTCTCCTGGGCCAGAGCTTCTATCGGCATAATAACACTTGGATTTGTTTTAGAAAAAGCCGCACTTTATTTAAAACATCTTATGCCTGAAGCAAATCCTAAAATTTTTGCAGACATAGCCTACCTGAGTGTTTTTACTCTGGTAAGTGGCATGGCTCTTATCATAACCTCAGCTGTGAGATATTTTGCCTTTGAAAAAAAAATGGGCGCCAGAAAAGGAATTTTAAATCCAAAAATAGATGTCTATATTCTGCTCGGAATAGCTTTGGTCTTAAGTATCAGTTTCTTCTTCGGAAAGAATCTTACATTCAATCCGTAG